In one Pirellulales bacterium genomic region, the following are encoded:
- a CDS encoding DJ-1/PfpI family protein: MKIRFHSIALGLACVGFFNVAAAKAAPAPPRKIAILLFNNVEIIDYTGPYEVFGAEGYEVFTVAESKSPITTAGGMQVIPKYTFADAPPADLVLVPGGGVKAVKNDKATLEWIKQESAKAEHVMSVCNGAFTLANTGLLNGLTVTTTAHNIDPLRLEHPELRVVRDQRVVDNGKFITTGGLSAGIDGALHYVSLMEGNAEAHEVARFLEYDWQPSGQYLPATYAIYALPERQASRKLAALGDWGSFVSTGGDRDHWSSVRRFSSQLGPAELIEAAGKAYDAAGNWNAVTTGPSSSTWRFVDLDGQAWIATLSVETEANQRNQYLFKVELARASR; the protein is encoded by the coding sequence ATGAAGATTCGCTTCCATTCGATAGCACTTGGACTGGCTTGCGTCGGCTTTTTCAATGTAGCCGCGGCAAAGGCCGCGCCAGCGCCACCCAGGAAAATCGCCATCCTGTTGTTCAACAACGTGGAGATTATTGACTACACCGGGCCTTATGAGGTTTTCGGCGCGGAAGGGTACGAGGTTTTCACAGTGGCCGAAAGTAAATCGCCGATCACTACGGCGGGCGGGATGCAGGTTATTCCGAAATACACGTTCGCCGATGCACCGCCAGCCGACTTAGTGCTAGTCCCCGGTGGCGGCGTTAAAGCCGTGAAGAACGACAAAGCAACGCTCGAGTGGATCAAGCAGGAATCCGCCAAAGCCGAGCACGTGATGTCGGTCTGCAATGGCGCTTTTACTTTGGCCAATACCGGCCTGCTGAACGGTCTCACGGTTACCACGACTGCTCACAATATCGACCCCTTGCGATTGGAACATCCGGAGCTTCGTGTCGTTCGTGACCAACGCGTGGTCGATAACGGCAAGTTTATTACCACTGGTGGTCTGTCGGCGGGCATCGACGGGGCCCTGCATTATGTATCGCTGATGGAAGGCAACGCGGAGGCGCATGAAGTTGCGCGCTTCCTCGAATATGACTGGCAACCCAGCGGCCAATATCTTCCAGCCACCTACGCCATCTATGCGCTTCCGGAGAGACAGGCGAGTCGTAAATTGGCTGCGCTCGGGGACTGGGGATCGTTCGTAAGCACGGGAGGAGATCGGGATCATTGGAGTAGCGTGCGCCGCTTTAGCTCCCAGCTGGGCCCAGCGGAACTGATCGAGGCTGCAGGAAAAGCCTACGACGCTGCTGGAAATTGGAACGCCGTCACTACCGGTCCGTCGAGCAGCACTTGGCGGTTCGTCGACCTCGACGGGCAGGCTTGGATCGCGACTCTCAGCGTCGAGACCGAAGCCAACCAGCGAAATCAGTATCTTTTCAAGGTTGAGTTGGCGAGAGCCAGTAGATGA
- a CDS encoding GlxA family transcriptional regulator, translating to MKDGSALKQARGVPRSVVFLAAPGTQILDVTGPYQVFVRAAEAYMRNHPKEVAPYQVFLASTTRSKIISTNCGLSLIATDTLRTLRTPIDTLLVAGGTGAESGSQDERLLAWLKRNARRVRRLGSICTGAFMLASAGLLDGKRTATHWKWAQELACRFSNVTVDPEPIFIRDGNTYTSAGVLAGMDLALALVKEDLGSPIALEVARELVMFLRRPGGQAQFSTALALQSSDREQIEELCSWAADHLTADLRVESLAAKAHMSPRNFARTFIKDAGVTPARFVERIRVEAARRRLEESSDTLAKIASDCGFGSLLSLQRAFLRMLGATPSEYRERFSDAV from the coding sequence ATGAAAGACGGCTCGGCACTCAAGCAGGCGAGGGGGGTTCCGAGATCTGTCGTTTTCCTTGCGGCCCCTGGTACGCAAATTCTTGATGTCACCGGGCCGTACCAGGTCTTTGTTCGAGCCGCCGAGGCTTACATGCGCAATCATCCGAAAGAAGTGGCTCCGTATCAGGTGTTTCTTGCAAGCACCACGCGTAGCAAAATCATCTCTACGAACTGCGGCCTTAGCCTCATCGCTACCGACACTCTCCGAACCTTGCGGACTCCGATCGACACACTGCTCGTGGCGGGTGGCACGGGCGCCGAGAGCGGGAGCCAGGACGAACGGCTTCTCGCATGGCTCAAGAGAAATGCTAGACGCGTCCGACGTCTCGGTTCCATCTGCACTGGTGCCTTCATGCTGGCATCGGCGGGGCTGCTCGATGGCAAACGCACGGCTACCCACTGGAAATGGGCGCAGGAGTTGGCCTGTCGATTTTCAAATGTCACGGTCGATCCCGAGCCTATCTTCATTCGGGACGGAAACACCTATACCTCGGCGGGTGTGCTCGCGGGTATGGACTTAGCGCTGGCGCTGGTTAAAGAGGACCTTGGCTCGCCGATCGCCCTCGAGGTAGCGCGCGAACTCGTCATGTTTCTGCGGCGCCCCGGTGGACAGGCGCAGTTCAGTACCGCCCTTGCTTTACAGAGCTCGGATCGCGAACAAATCGAAGAATTATGCTCGTGGGCTGCGGATCATCTGACGGCGGACCTTCGCGTGGAAAGTCTTGCCGCCAAAGCGCACATGAGCCCTCGCAACTTCGCTCGCACGTTCATAAAAGACGCGGGCGTCACCCCAGCGCGTTTTGTCGAAAGAATCCGTGTCGAAGCCGCGCGCCGACGTCTGGAAGAATCGAGCGATACATTGGCAAAAATAGCATCCGATTGCGGCTTCGGGTCATTATTGTCGCTGCAGCGGGCATTCCTTCGTATGTTGGGCGCAACGCCGAGCGAATACCGCGAACGTTTTTCCGATGCTGTTTGA
- a CDS encoding alpha/beta hydrolase, with amino-acid sequence MSRFEPNLIVGGSSRRWIFGAARFESRAALPGNRNRQGRIIAARAFGAFIGVALLIAAAHTSNAAAQPDPSLEIYGRAQQLVDIGGRRLNLFCLGHGSPTVILSGGLGASSFEWRKVHTELAKKTRACAYDRAGYGFSDPGPLPRDTRHLAEDLAALTKAAALPPPYVLVGASLGGMIVRLYADTHLRDVAGMVLVDPETEHEAERLSPVSPSFLPKIKANIEALRTCLAALEAGVPAPGSKAAADCVVKPNPEFPAAVNGHFMQLTSHAPLYRESLSEAEEAIGAGSDQVAASKRSYGDIPLVVLTAPASDQPTPNGPDPEFLARGKIVMAMHDETARLSSRGVNRAVPGASHRIMLSVPQAVIEAVDEVVTEVRQKRTADVRRKLHSAEPAPQNTRDRRT; translated from the coding sequence ATGTCGCGCTTCGAACCAAACCTCATTGTGGGCGGCTCCAGCCGGCGTTGGATCTTTGGGGCCGCGAGATTCGAGTCTCGCGCGGCGCTGCCGGGGAATCGGAATCGCCAGGGAAGAATCATCGCCGCGCGCGCGTTCGGAGCGTTCATAGGGGTGGCCCTATTGATCGCGGCCGCACACACATCCAACGCCGCCGCCCAGCCCGATCCCTCGCTGGAAATTTACGGTCGGGCCCAGCAACTTGTTGACATCGGAGGCCGGCGGCTGAACCTCTTTTGCCTGGGTCACGGCTCTCCTACTGTCATCCTCTCAGGGGGTTTAGGAGCATCGTCGTTTGAATGGCGCAAAGTGCATACAGAACTCGCCAAGAAAACCCGCGCGTGCGCCTACGATCGGGCAGGCTATGGGTTCAGCGATCCAGGGCCGCTGCCGCGCGACACGCGACACCTCGCCGAGGATTTGGCCGCCCTAACCAAGGCCGCGGCCCTGCCGCCGCCTTACGTGCTTGTGGGCGCCTCGCTCGGCGGCATGATTGTGCGGCTCTATGCTGATACGCACCTGCGCGACGTCGCCGGCATGGTGCTGGTCGATCCGGAGACGGAGCACGAGGCGGAGCGTCTCTCCCCCGTTTCCCCCAGCTTCCTTCCAAAGATCAAGGCCAACATCGAGGCATTGCGCACATGCTTGGCTGCGCTCGAGGCGGGTGTTCCCGCTCCTGGGTCCAAAGCAGCTGCGGATTGCGTGGTCAAGCCGAATCCTGAGTTCCCGGCCGCGGTCAATGGCCACTTCATGCAATTGACAAGCCACGCGCCGCTCTACCGCGAGTCCTTGTCAGAAGCGGAGGAAGCAATCGGCGCAGGATCAGATCAGGTGGCGGCCTCGAAGCGCTCCTACGGTGACATTCCCCTGGTCGTGCTCACTGCGCCAGCATCTGACCAACCCACCCCTAACGGCCCAGACCCGGAATTTCTCGCACGAGGAAAAATCGTGATGGCGATGCATGACGAGACGGCGCGCCTTTCGTCCCGGGGGGTCAACCGCGCCGTCCCAGGCGCGTCGCATCGGATCATGCTCAGCGTTCCGCAAGCGGTGATCGAGGCGGTCGACGAGGTGGTCACCGAGGTACGCCAAAAGCGAACTGCAGACGTGCGGCGCAAACTGCACAGCGCTGAGCCAGCCCCCCAGAACACTAGAGACCGACGTACTTGA
- a CDS encoding LytTR family DNA-binding domain-containing protein, producing MTIRALIVDDEPIARRSVRRMLKVCSGVEVIGECGDGESAISQILESQPDIVFLDVQMPEVDGIEVVRRVGVSAMPVTIFITAYDQYALRAFDSYAIDYLLKPLSKVRFQEAMRRARDHIEGRLARSELKNGIGRLDTLASQRQYADRLPLQISGRIVFVAVKEIDFIEAEGNYVTLHVGKQQFVVRDSLTNFAIKLNPTGFLRIHRSTIVNLSRVKSVQPWFRGHHVVVLQDGRELRMSRYQVHGAQLLGISQP from the coding sequence GTGACCATTCGTGCGTTGATAGTCGATGATGAGCCCATTGCACGGCGTTCCGTGCGACGAATGCTAAAAGTGTGCTCGGGGGTCGAGGTCATTGGGGAGTGCGGCGATGGCGAGAGCGCCATAAGTCAAATTTTGGAGAGCCAACCGGATATCGTATTTTTGGATGTACAAATGCCCGAAGTGGACGGCATCGAGGTCGTACGGCGCGTGGGGGTCAGCGCCATGCCGGTAACTATCTTCATAACCGCATATGATCAGTACGCGCTACGCGCTTTCGATAGTTATGCAATTGACTACTTGCTTAAGCCATTGAGTAAGGTTCGATTTCAAGAAGCCATGCGCCGGGCCCGAGATCATATCGAAGGCAGGTTGGCCCGCAGTGAATTGAAGAACGGCATCGGACGTTTGGACACACTGGCCTCACAACGCCAATACGCCGATCGCTTGCCGCTGCAGATTAGCGGCCGTATCGTATTCGTCGCGGTCAAGGAGATCGATTTTATCGAAGCCGAAGGCAACTACGTGACGCTGCACGTTGGTAAGCAGCAATTTGTAGTTCGAGACTCGCTGACGAATTTTGCGATAAAGCTGAATCCCACGGGATTTCTGCGAATTCATCGATCAACGATCGTTAATTTGAGCCGGGTTAAGTCGGTCCAGCCCTGGTTTCGTGGCCATCACGTGGTGGTATTACAAGATGGCCGGGAATTGCGCATGAGTCGGTATCAGGTTCACGGAGCCCAACTCTTGGGCATCAGCCAGCCCTGA
- a CDS encoding PQQ-dependent sugar dehydrogenase, with translation MSKTNGACQLVFVLYSLAYALAIQAQSTSFRGAPASAKELLPPSIAGGGASGKFSYELHCASCHGTSGQGSGNIPALTTDTVKSASAGELFWFISKGDASSGMPSWEQLPEAQRWQIVSFLKAFEPLGAAAPATADSKPSFEKAAPPKAPFTDYRFERPGQVHKITVRDLPAPYETPSASNGPTIVPRPRNAWPKAPKGFEVTLYADGLENPRRLRRAPNGDLFVAEPESGKIDIFRGIDNAGHPQRKTVFAGGVDQPFGMNFYPLGPDPRWVYVGTPTAVIRFPYRNGDLEARGPSEHIMDLAKDGHISKDIEVEPDGKKILISVGSFSNADDVDNNPLEKNRANILEVNPDGSDLQVYAYGIRNPSFMAIDPKTKDLWVTVNERDGLGDNLVPDYITHVQHGGFYGWPWWYMGGHSDPRLAGKHPELKDKVITPDVLLQPHNASVGIAFYDGKQFPSEFSGDIFAAEHGSWNRSVRTGYEVIRIRLHQSGKATGEYEDFLTGFAIDNKRAWGRPAGVAIGVDGSLFVADDASNSIWRVKYVGL, from the coding sequence ATGAGCAAGACCAACGGCGCCTGCCAGCTAGTCTTTGTTCTTTACTCTTTGGCATACGCACTAGCCATCCAAGCGCAATCCACAAGCTTTCGCGGTGCGCCGGCATCGGCGAAGGAACTTTTGCCACCGTCGATCGCTGGCGGCGGAGCCAGCGGCAAATTCTCTTACGAACTTCACTGCGCAAGTTGCCATGGAACCAGTGGGCAGGGGTCAGGGAACATTCCCGCACTGACCACAGACACTGTTAAATCTGCTTCTGCAGGAGAATTATTCTGGTTCATTTCAAAGGGAGATGCCAGCAGTGGAATGCCGTCTTGGGAGCAGCTCCCCGAAGCGCAGCGTTGGCAAATCGTCAGTTTTCTAAAGGCTTTTGAGCCCCTGGGAGCCGCTGCGCCAGCGACAGCGGATTCTAAACCCTCCTTCGAAAAGGCGGCCCCACCCAAAGCGCCATTCACCGATTATCGATTCGAAAGGCCGGGACAGGTTCACAAGATCACGGTAAGAGACCTCCCGGCTCCATACGAAACGCCTTCCGCCTCCAATGGCCCAACGATTGTACCGCGGCCTCGAAACGCGTGGCCCAAGGCACCGAAGGGATTCGAGGTAACGCTGTACGCAGACGGTCTTGAGAATCCTCGTCGCCTTCGCCGTGCTCCCAATGGTGATCTCTTTGTCGCGGAACCGGAATCCGGCAAGATCGATATCTTTCGCGGTATCGATAACGCGGGACACCCGCAGCGCAAAACGGTGTTCGCCGGCGGTGTGGATCAACCGTTCGGAATGAACTTCTATCCCCTGGGACCTGATCCGCGCTGGGTGTATGTGGGAACCCCGACCGCTGTGATTCGCTTTCCTTATCGTAACGGGGATCTGGAAGCACGCGGCCCGTCAGAACATATTATGGATCTCGCAAAAGACGGCCACATTAGCAAGGACATCGAAGTTGAGCCTGACGGGAAGAAGATATTGATTTCCGTGGGGTCCTTCTCGAACGCGGACGATGTGGATAACAACCCGTTGGAAAAGAACAGAGCGAACATACTAGAGGTCAATCCCGACGGATCTGATCTGCAAGTCTATGCCTACGGGATTCGCAATCCCTCATTTATGGCCATCGATCCAAAGACGAAGGATCTCTGGGTGACGGTAAACGAACGCGATGGACTAGGTGACAATCTCGTTCCTGACTACATCACTCATGTGCAACACGGCGGTTTTTACGGTTGGCCATGGTGGTACATGGGCGGTCACTCAGATCCACGCCTCGCAGGTAAACATCCGGAACTCAAAGATAAAGTCATTACGCCGGACGTACTCTTACAGCCTCACAATGCCTCCGTCGGAATTGCTTTTTACGATGGCAAACAGTTCCCTTCGGAATTTTCTGGTGATATTTTCGCGGCTGAACACGGCTCGTGGAATAGGAGCGTTCGCACCGGTTACGAAGTGATCCGAATACGCCTACATCAAAGTGGTAAAGCGACAGGAGAGTATGAGGATTTCTTGACCGGCTTCGCCATAGACAATAAACGAGCGTGGGGACGGCCAGCTGGTGTGGCGATCGGAGTGGATGGATCCCTCTTCGTGGCCGACGATGCCTCAAACTCCATCTGGCGCGTCAAGTACGTCGGTCTCTAG
- a CDS encoding histidine kinase: MIPRFTTSLSFRSMACIGAACDNLEPTEAVFAVRASRMHHKWVSLHVLMLLTWLPWALCAPAVIRVGRQYPPEVPMAFRAWLSHLSLLLALAGVTSAWNVILHLLFDPTFPRTFWLLCPEVGPVTLLQSLFLYTVILGVDYAPLWSQRDARHALHEARVGEHAAEMALAAQRHKLQPHFIFNTLNSVSELIRQRRGATAIAIVVSLSEILRYRIAKGDRREIALSEELNLLRRYLDIQSVRFADRLELDTHITSALLDVRVPSLILQPIVEYAIEKIFAAQAASRHIRITARRVHECISISILIEVPNQSADRPTSPSTIDFLYVRERLHSLYGDAHECFERYFGTGLEIVLSLPCRA; encoded by the coding sequence GTGATTCCACGTTTCACGACGTCCCTGTCTTTTCGCAGCATGGCCTGCATCGGCGCTGCATGCGACAATCTCGAGCCGACCGAAGCTGTCTTCGCCGTGCGCGCTTCCCGCATGCATCATAAGTGGGTATCTCTGCATGTCCTGATGCTGCTCACTTGGCTGCCCTGGGCACTGTGCGCGCCCGCCGTTATTCGCGTGGGACGACAATATCCGCCCGAAGTGCCGATGGCATTTCGGGCGTGGCTAAGCCACTTGTCGTTGTTGCTCGCCCTTGCTGGAGTTACAAGCGCCTGGAATGTTATTTTGCACCTGTTGTTTGATCCCACATTCCCGCGGACCTTTTGGTTGCTGTGCCCTGAGGTTGGCCCGGTCACCTTGTTGCAATCATTGTTCTTGTACACAGTCATCCTCGGTGTCGACTACGCGCCACTGTGGAGTCAGCGCGACGCGCGTCATGCTCTTCATGAGGCCAGAGTCGGCGAACACGCTGCGGAAATGGCGCTCGCGGCACAACGTCATAAATTACAGCCGCACTTTATATTCAATACCCTCAACAGCGTCTCCGAGTTGATTCGGCAACGGCGCGGCGCAACGGCAATCGCAATCGTCGTGAGCTTAAGCGAGATCCTTCGATATCGCATCGCCAAAGGCGATCGCCGCGAGATCGCGCTCAGCGAAGAACTGAATCTCTTACGCAGATACCTGGACATCCAGAGCGTGCGATTCGCTGATCGCTTGGAGCTCGACACTCATATAACGTCTGCATTGCTGGATGTCCGTGTGCCAAGCTTAATTCTCCAGCCCATCGTAGAATATGCCATCGAAAAGATCTTCGCCGCCCAAGCGGCCAGCCGCCACATAAGAATCACCGCAAGGAGAGTGCACGAGTGCATTTCAATCAGCATCCTTATCGAAGTGCCCAATCAATCTGCTGACCGGCCGACTTCTCCCTCGACGATCGATTTTTTGTATGTGCGTGAACGATTGCATTCCCTCTATGGTGATGCTCACGAATGCTTTGAGAGGTATTTTGGCACCGGGCTGGAAATCGTTTTGTCATTACCGTGCCGTGCATAG
- a CDS encoding DJ-1/PfpI family protein yields the protein MNSVKRRDLLMNSAALGIVAAVSPKFARSGAPGTAPAAASSVSNPLRPPAEGSIPVAFLISDGAVIIDFCGPWEVFQDARIAGRKDSLFTTYTVAETTKPIRASGGMTITPNFSYDSAPLPKVLVIPAQSTRSEASLAWIRKVAQTADVTMSVCNGAYLLAQTGLLAGKVATLHHGSYGNFASQFPDVHVRRGARFVEAGNLASSGGLSSGMDLAFRVVERYFGRDLATQTAFDMEYQGKGWLNPDSNSIYTQKYVSTANHPVCVVCGMQVNPKTDLTSVYKGTIYNFCGLAHKQQFDANPEDFVTSGVAIS from the coding sequence ATGAATAGCGTGAAACGACGGGATCTGCTGATGAACTCCGCGGCGCTGGGTATCGTTGCCGCCGTCAGTCCGAAGTTTGCTCGCTCTGGTGCCCCAGGAACCGCACCGGCCGCCGCTTCCAGTGTGTCCAATCCACTGAGGCCGCCGGCCGAAGGCAGCATCCCGGTCGCATTTCTGATCTCCGACGGTGCAGTGATCATAGACTTCTGCGGCCCCTGGGAAGTGTTCCAAGATGCGCGTATCGCAGGCAGGAAGGATTCGCTTTTCACAACTTATACGGTGGCAGAAACCACCAAGCCCATTCGCGCCAGCGGCGGAATGACAATCACGCCGAATTTCAGCTACGACTCCGCCCCACTGCCCAAAGTGCTCGTGATTCCCGCCCAGAGCACCAGATCGGAGGCTTCGCTCGCCTGGATTCGCAAAGTGGCCCAGACCGCGGATGTCACGATGTCAGTCTGCAACGGCGCCTACTTACTGGCGCAGACGGGATTGCTTGCCGGCAAGGTCGCGACGCTGCACCACGGTTCGTATGGCAATTTTGCCAGTCAATTCCCCGACGTTCACGTTCGGCGCGGCGCGCGATTTGTCGAGGCAGGCAATCTCGCTTCGTCCGGCGGATTGTCCTCCGGGATGGATTTGGCGTTCCGCGTTGTCGAACGCTATTTCGGTCGTGACCTGGCGACGCAGACCGCTTTCGATATGGAATATCAAGGCAAGGGCTGGTTGAATCCGGACTCCAATTCCATTTACACGCAAAAATACGTATCCACGGCGAATCATCCGGTGTGCGTCGTCTGCGGCATGCAAGTGAATCCGAAGACGGATTTAACGTCTGTCTATAAAGGTACGATCTACAATTTTTGCGGCCTTGCGCACAAGCAGCAGTTCGACGCGAATCCGGAAGATTTTGTTACCAGCGGTGTAGCGATTAGTTGA
- a CDS encoding TQO small subunit DoxD gives MPAWLILLARLYIAATFLISDHGSGADGEMQMLITRWAHEGRVWYQPFLSGVVLPHLGLFTTLVFFGELYVGFAMLLGLTTRLAAVVSIFMLLNYWFAKPSMLGIPGLDTADLVLTLIVLASAGGRVIGLDQILHRRFPRVPLW, from the coding sequence GTGCCGGCATGGTTGATCTTGCTAGCGCGACTCTATATTGCCGCCACTTTTTTGATCAGCGATCATGGCAGCGGGGCCGACGGCGAAATGCAGATGTTGATCACGCGCTGGGCTCATGAGGGCCGGGTTTGGTATCAGCCCTTCCTGTCCGGCGTTGTGCTGCCGCATTTAGGACTGTTCACCACTCTGGTATTTTTCGGTGAACTCTACGTCGGCTTCGCGATGCTCTTGGGTTTGACCACCAGGCTCGCCGCAGTCGTGTCAATATTTATGCTACTGAACTATTGGTTCGCCAAGCCCTCCATGCTTGGAATTCCCGGCCTGGATACGGCTGATTTGGTGTTGACGCTTATTGTGCTGGCGAGTGCAGGGGGCCGCGTGATCGGCTTGGATCAAATTTTGCATCGGCGATTTCCTCGAGTTCCATTGTGGTGA
- a CDS encoding tyrosine-type recombinase/integrase → MKELRALLKYSGVIRVHIVPHLGFVLADMVSRELVRELVKKVMVRVPRGEGAKDRPRGGKEAARSTLAVLRKMINWGIREGLLKRTDNPCTGMEDNLPKKRQKERVLSLEESRIAWAAAATLGYPFGPVYRLIMLTGCRSGEWSACLRPYVDLKQALLVLPADAYKSDHVHVVPLVSKAVEILEEVLTQHRGRSGEHIFSGTDGKKRLAGWSKAQARMRRALCAVSGDRPVLSWTPHDLRRTVATRIAEKLGVGGEQLIKRVLGHADGSVTAIYNRYGYVREMRSVLESWAYDLTAQVGIWPRITTMELEEIADAKFDPSRSRGPLHSPAQ, encoded by the coding sequence ATGAAGGAGTTGCGGGCACTGCTCAAGTACAGCGGGGTGATCCGAGTCCACATTGTGCCCCACTTAGGGTTTGTCTTGGCCGACATGGTGAGCCGCGAGCTGGTCCGGGAGCTGGTCAAGAAAGTCATGGTCCGGGTACCCCGAGGCGAGGGTGCCAAGGATCGTCCGCGCGGTGGCAAGGAGGCGGCACGAAGTACGCTCGCGGTGCTTCGCAAGATGATCAATTGGGGCATTCGCGAGGGATTGCTCAAGCGCACGGATAACCCTTGCACGGGCATGGAGGATAACCTGCCCAAGAAGCGGCAGAAGGAGCGGGTGCTCTCGCTCGAGGAGTCGCGAATCGCCTGGGCTGCCGCAGCGACGCTCGGCTATCCATTCGGACCGGTCTACCGACTCATCATGTTAACGGGCTGCCGCTCCGGGGAATGGTCGGCATGTCTACGGCCCTATGTGGATCTGAAACAGGCGTTGCTGGTCCTGCCTGCCGACGCTTACAAGAGCGATCACGTTCACGTCGTCCCGTTGGTCTCCAAAGCAGTCGAAATTCTGGAGGAGGTCTTGACTCAACACCGCGGCCGAAGCGGTGAGCACATCTTCAGCGGCACCGATGGGAAGAAGCGCCTCGCGGGTTGGAGCAAGGCCCAAGCACGCATGCGGCGAGCGCTATGTGCCGTCAGTGGCGATCGGCCGGTATTGTCGTGGACGCCGCATGATCTTCGGCGTACCGTGGCGACGCGGATTGCGGAGAAACTGGGGGTGGGCGGCGAGCAGCTGATAAAGCGTGTCCTCGGCCACGCGGACGGAAGCGTAACGGCCATCTATAACCGCTATGGCTACGTAAGGGAAATGCGCTCGGTGTTGGAAAGTTGGGCTTACGATCTGACCGCTCAGGTTGGGATTTGGCCGCGAATCACCACAATGGAACTCGAGGAAATCGCCGATGCAAAATTTGATCCAAGCCGATCACGCGGCCCCCTGCACTCGCCAGCACAATAA
- a CDS encoding Rid family hydrolase codes for MLFNRLICTTLFTVFAALPVFAQTVPSPEYTPLHIPTSSGEVILPNAFDKQAYDEYGYAAVRRAGDLVFISGVVVGRRPDEGTDVEAFKAQVRRTFRRIERYLKSADLEFNDVVMINSFHVWQGPNFSGTRSEQFKAFEQVKEEFMLGPKPAWTAVGTSSLLPDTGIVEVQLIAQTPAKQRATAKTRPVPK; via the coding sequence ATGCTATTCAATCGCTTGATCTGCACGACCCTATTCACGGTGTTCGCTGCTTTACCGGTCTTCGCGCAAACAGTCCCGAGCCCTGAGTACACACCATTGCACATTCCGACATCGAGCGGCGAAGTGATTCTTCCGAATGCGTTCGATAAACAGGCCTACGACGAATATGGCTACGCTGCGGTTAGGCGCGCGGGGGATTTAGTTTTCATTTCAGGCGTCGTTGTCGGCAGACGGCCCGACGAGGGAACCGACGTTGAGGCCTTTAAAGCGCAGGTGCGAAGGACATTTCGCCGCATTGAGCGTTACCTAAAGAGCGCGGATCTCGAATTCAACGATGTGGTGATGATCAATAGTTTCCACGTCTGGCAGGGACCAAATTTCAGCGGCACAAGAAGTGAACAATTCAAGGCCTTCGAACAGGTGAAGGAGGAGTTCATGCTAGGTCCAAAGCCTGCATGGACCGCCGTCGGCACGTCCTCTCTCTTGCCAGATACGGGCATCGTAGAGGTGCAGTTGATTGCGCAGACGCCAGCGAAACAGCGGGCTACTGCCAAGACGCGGCCAGTCCCCAAGTAG